From Bacillota bacterium:
GCGGTAAACAATGTCACCCAAGATGCCTTGGGCGGCGCAGAAATAGTTAAGGCCTTCAATTTGCAGCCGGAAATGGAGCGCCGCTACGATGAGGGCCTGCAAGGAACAGTCAAGAATGGGCTGCGCTTGGCCAGACAAAATGCCCTACTTCGTGCTATAGCGGGTTTTACGCCCTTCATTCTGCCCCTTGCTCTGGGCGGCTAGTTTGCCGTCAACGGTCTGATAACCGTTGGCAGTCTGGTGGCGTTCATTCAGCTCTTGAACAACGTTACCTTTCCCCTCTCGGAAATGCCGATGGTAATCGGAGACCACCAGAAATCAATGGCAGGCTTGGGACGTCTCTTTGAACTAATCGACGAGGAACGCGAGCGCCAGGAACGGCGAAGATTTTGCAGCCGATAGATGTACAGTCCTTACGCTTAGCGGGGTCTCATTCAGCTATGAAGACGAACCGGTATTGAATGAGTTGAGCTTTAGCCTCAATGCGGGGGAAACAGTGGCAATTGTGGGACCCAGTGGCGCAGGTAAATCCACAATTTTTAAGCTGCTGACCGGGTTCTATCCGCCCAATCAAGGCAAAATCGAGTTGTTCGGTGAGGAACTTCAGGACTGGCAACCTTACGTCGCCAGATGGCCTTGGTGGCTCAAGACACATTCCTATTTCCAGGCACCATCTCCGAAAACATCACCCTTGGCAGACCTGAGGCAACAGAAGCGGAAATTATCCAGGCAGCCCAACAGGCCAACGCTCATGATTTTATTGAGCAGCTGCCCGGGGGGTATGAGCATGTCCTCAGCGAACGGGGCGTCAATCTTTCAGGCGGACAAAGGCAGCGCCTGGCAATTGCTAGGGCGATTCTGCTGGATGCCCCTCTGCTCCTGCTGGATGAAGCCACCTCAGCACTGGATACCAAATCGGAGCGTCTGGTCCAAGATGCCCTGGATACGATTGCCGCCAGCCGCACCACTTTGGTCATCGCGCATCGCCTCTCCACCATTCACATGGCAGACCGGGTGCTGGTCATGGATGAAGGAGAGATTGTCCAGCAGGGCAGTCATCAGGATTTGTTAGAACAACCAGGACTCTATCGCCAGCTTTACCTGAAACAATTCGCCGAACAAACGTGTGGCCTGATGTTCGCCACTTTGGGTAAACTGTTGAAAATGGTTGACCGGCCCGGCCGTTACCTGAGCGGACTTTAGCTCATTGGTTTGGTGGCAGAAAGTATTAATATTTTTATGGGTTTTGCCTTCAGCTTGTTTATAACTGCTGCTGAACGCGCTGACGTTCAGATACTCCTTACCAGCACTATATACATCCTCATCACTCTGGCCATCCTTTTTGTGCTTATGCCTCTGGGATACTGGCTCTTTGACACGGCAGTAGTCCATGGCAGCGCCAATTTGCGTCGCCAGGTTTTCCGGCGGGCCCTGCGTCTGAGCGCCGCCTGGCTAGAAACAAAGCACAGCGGTGATTTAACTTCCCGCACCACCAATGATGTCCAAGCCGCCGAACAGGCTACAGCACCAATACCGTCAACCTGGTTGAAGTGCTCTTGGGGGGTATTGGCTGCGCCACAACGATGCTTATCGTTGACTGGAAACTGGCCCTGGGTATCATTGCCCTGGGCGCCATCCGAATCTGGATAAATAGTTTGTTTGTCAAACCGCTGGAACGGGCCAGCAACGCGGTGCAATCTGCCCTGGGCAAGCTCACCGAACGGCTGTCGGATATCGCCAACGGCGGCCATGTAATACGGATGTTTAATTTGCAGCGAAGTATGGCGGTGAAGTTTGCCGAGCAAAATGAACAGGTCGTTCACCATGGGCTGACCAGGGTAAAATATGCTGCCGTTGTCAACAGCTTCAACATCTTTAACGGCGACCTCTCATTCCTCGGCTTGATTATCATCGGGGGCTGGATGGTGATGCAGGGCTGGTACACTTTGGGAACGATTGCCCTTTTTGTCCAACTGCAAAACGGAGTTGAGGGCCTTTTCCGTGCCTTTGGTCAGTATATTACCCAGCTGCAAACTTCATTGGCCGGGGGCCGCAGAGCTCTGGAAATTATTAACCAACAACCCGAACCCCATCGGATCCAGCTGCCGACTGTAGCCCGGGACATCTCCGCTGCAGTGGCCCTGGAGTCGGTTACCTTCGCCTATCCCGGCAGCAACCAGCCAGCCCTGAATGACATCAGCCTTACTGCAGCGCCTGGCGAATTGATCGCTTTAGTAGGTCCCAGCGGCGGAGGCAAGAGCACTTTATTCAAACTGTTGCTGGGCTTCTACCCACCAGAGTCCGGCGCCATCTCTGTCCTGGGCAAACCCCTGGACAGCTATACACTTGGGGAGCTGCGGGACCTTACCGCCCTGGTGCCCCAGAGCGCCCACCTCTTCAGCGGCACGGTAGCGGAAAACATTGGTTTCGGTAAACCTGGAGCCAGCCGGGAGGAGATTGAAGCTGCGGCTCAAGTGGGCAACGCCCATGAGTTTATCTGCCAACTACCCGATGGCTACGAAACAATTATCGGCGAGCGAGGCAGCCGCCTCTCCGGCGGGCAACGGCAACGCATCGCAATTGCCAGGGCCGTGCTCCGAGACGCACCAATCCTGCTCCTGGACGAAGCCACTTCATCATTGGACACAGAATCAGAGGAATTGGTTCAGCAAGCGCTAAAGAAATTGATGAAAGGCCGCACTACTTTTGTCATTGCACACCGACTTTCCACAGTTCGGAATGCTGACAAGATCCTGGTGATTGATGACGGCAGGGTTAGTGAGCAAGGAAACCACCAAGAGCTTATGGAAGCAGACGGCTTATACAAACGCCTCCACGATATGCAATTTGCCGAGGATTTCGAAGCGGCCGGTTGAAAAAGCGGAGCACGGGGACGGTTCTCGTGCTCCTGATATTTCAACCCCTATTATAATAGATTCGCCAAATATATCTCTTCAAAGGCGTAAAGCCTGCAGAATTACTTCCGGCCTTTCTGGACTGCTTGCTAAAATCCATAAGCTAAACCGGCGCCCCAAAGCGCCGGTTTAACTGTAATAGTAAACCTCTTACTAACTTAACTTCTTGCGTAACCGATAACCTAAGTAATAGATGACTATCATCAGAATGCAGGACAGGATGAATGTAAAGAAAGGCACGTGACGATTAAGGAAGAACAAAAATGTTCGTTCGACAAATTGGGTAACACGCAGCATGGGGAAAAAGAAAAATTGCGGCCCGGATCCCAAATAGACGATTCCTTGAGTCATCAACCAAGTATCCAACCTGAGTAAAAGCATGGAAACGCTTACAAGGGCGAAAATGTTTCCAATCAAGACAGACTCCTTGGCTGTTCGTGTGTAAGTAGCAGATTTATACCCCACAAACAACCAATAGGCAGCGAAAAAAAAGCTGCTTAAAGTTAACCCCTTCCCAATCCACTCATTATTCTGAACGGCGAGATGAAAACAATAGTTAATCAGAAACGGAGAAAATGCAAACGCCAGTAATTTTAATCGCTTCACGAGCTACCTCCTCTCCCCGATAACTTCTGTAAAAAAACGAAGTCCTCCCTTACTTATACTTTTTCGGGGAGTACTTCGTTTTGAATTGCGAGGAAAGGCAATTCTTCGCAGAAATAACGATGTTGGGAGCAACAGAACCGTCCCCGTGCTCCATCAGTCTGCTCGGTACTCCAGGATGTCTCCCGGTTGACAATCCAGAGCTTTACAAATTGCATCTAAGGTTGAAATCCTGATTGCCTTTGCCCTGCCGTTTTTCAGGATTGAGATATTGGCCATGGTAATCCCGACCCTGTCAGCCAACTCAGTAACGCTCATCTTCCTTTTTGCCAACATCACATCAATATTAACTATTATTGCCATGACTGCACCTATATTGTTAAGTCGTTTTCTTTTTGGATTTTCAATGCCTGACTGAGCAATTCCTGGAGCAGAGCGGCAAACAAGGCAATAATAACGGCAGCCGATATAATCGCCACGCCCAAAAGCATCAGTCCCGGCGGCATGGCATTCTGGGAAATTAGAAACCACTCGCCACCCACATATAGAAAAGCGATGATTAGTGCAGAGAACTTAATACGTTTTAAAGATCTTATTGCTGTTTCCGAGAAAGCGTTGTATGCATCAATTAGGCCGAGCAATTTTAGTCCCTGGTATAATGCATAATAAAAGGGAACTG
This genomic window contains:
- a CDS encoding ABC transporter ATP-binding protein, whose translation is MLIVDWKLALGIIALGAIRIWINSLFVKPLERASNAVQSALGKLTERLSDIANGGHVIRMFNLQRSMAVKFAEQNEQVVHHGLTRVKYAAVVNSFNIFNGDLSFLGLIIIGGWMVMQGWYTLGTIALFVQLQNGVEGLFRAFGQYITQLQTSLAGGRRALEIINQQPEPHRIQLPTVARDISAAVALESVTFAYPGSNQPALNDISLTAAPGELIALVGPSGGGKSTLFKLLLGFYPPESGAISVLGKPLDSYTLGELRDLTALVPQSAHLFSGTVAENIGFGKPGASREEIEAAAQVGNAHEFICQLPDGYETIIGERGSRLSGGQRQRIAIARAVLRDAPILLLDEATSSLDTESEELVQQALKKLMKGRTTFVIAHRLSTVRNADKILVIDDGRVSEQGNHQELMEADGLYKRLHDMQFAEDFEAAG
- a CDS encoding helix-turn-helix transcriptional regulator; this encodes MAIIVNIDVMLAKRKMSVTELADRVGITMANISILKNGRAKAIRISTLDAICKALDCQPGDILEYRAD
- a CDS encoding DUF2975 domain-containing protein, which gives rise to MEAKTVLLRLAICLIGLICLGLCIFWLPWMAEQTVELFPEVSYLKYPVLLGIYATTVPFYYALYQGLKLLGLIDAYNAFSETAIRSLKRIKFSALIIAFLYVGGEWFLISQNAMPPGLMLLGVAIISAAVIIALFAALLQELLSQALKIQKENDLTI